In one window of Eubalaena glacialis isolate mEubGla1 chromosome 13, mEubGla1.1.hap2.+ XY, whole genome shotgun sequence DNA:
- the LOC133103571 gene encoding ubiquinol-cytochrome c reductase complex assembly factor 4, whose product MNCVLCAPAAGALRVLRLVRWPFRSLHPPPGGRARAQPAAEGEEEDDPNRPLQFSSSKAIPFRWTVKHSLGREQQRPWWRVLPFSLCLMVLVIWCFFRQETSADRWLRRMLEEEVPEPSARSEEPGTPVAHGART is encoded by the exons ATGAACTGCGTGCTGTGTGCGCCGGCTGCTGG GGCCCTCCGGGTGCTGAGGCTCGTGCGCTGGCCTTTCCGAAGCCTGCATCCTCCGCCCGGTGGCCGGGCTCGTGCCCAGCCCGCGGCCGAGGGTGAGGAAGAGGATGACCCTAACCGCCCCCTTCAGTTTTCCTCCAGCAAAGCCATCCCGTTCCGCTGGACAGTGAAGCACTCCCTGGGAAGGGAGCAGCAGCGGCCCTGGTGGAGGGTGCTGCCCTTCAGCCTGTGCCTCATGGTTCTGGTTATCTGGTGCTTCTTTAGGCAGGAGACCAGCGCGGACCGGTGGTTGAGACGGATGTTGGAAGAAGAGGTACCGGAGCCCAGCGCTCGTTCTGAAGAGCCTGGAACTCCGGTGGCCCATGGGGCGAGAACTTAA
- the PERCC1 gene encoding protein PERCC1: MAAGVIWPLCDFRLPLPSHGPFLPSDPEPLDTSEEEEEEEEEDAEEELEVEGPEGHSPAPQSSGWAPEVAPLDPSGPETPLQLLRFSELISGDIQRYFGHKNRGQDPDACDIYADVHTASSSARELSCANLVRLAQGEAPEDNEATEPGVCSPGAPEGQACGPGLGGEGPQPLGPLAELFDYGLRQYSGPRAAAGHRLRLEHKYGHITPMTQRKLPPSFWKEPAPSPLGLLHPGTPDFSDLLASWSAEAGPELLGWGGQALEGVQLAEA; the protein is encoded by the coding sequence ATGGCCGCGGGCGTGATCTGGCCTCTCTGTGACTTCCGGCTGCCTCTGCCGTCCCACGGGCCCTTCCTGCCCTCAGACCCGGAGCCCCTAGACActtctgaggaggaggaggaggaggaggaggaggatgcggAAGAGGAGCTGGAGGTCGAGGGGCCAGAGGGCCACAGCCCGGCCCCCCAGAGCTCAGGTTGGGCCCCAGAAGTGGCCCCTCTGGACCCCAGTGGCCCAGAGACGCCGCTGCAGCTCCTGCGGTTCTCCGAGCTCATCAGTGGAGACATCCAGCGGTACTTTGGCCACAAGAACCGGGGGCAGGACCCCGACGCCTGTGACATCTACGCTGATGTCCACACGGCCAGCAGCTCAGCCAGGGAGCTCTCCTGCGCCAACCTGGTGCGCCTGGCCCAGGGCGAGGCCCCAGAAGACAACGAGGCCACTGAGCCCGGGGTCTGCTCCCCTGGGGCCCCTGAGGGGCAGGCGTGCGGGCCGGGCCTCGGTGGGGAAGGGCCACAGCCGCTGGGACCCCTGGCCGAGCTCTTCGACTACGGGCTGCGGCAGTACTCGGGGCCCAGGGCTGCGGCCGGCCACCGACTCAGGCTGGAGCACAAGTATGGCCACATCACCCCCATGACCCAAaggaagcttcccccctccttcTGGAAGGAGCCGGCACCCAGCCCCCTGGGTCTGCTGCACCCCGGCACGCCTGACTTCAGCGACCTGCTGGCCAGCTGGTCGGCAGAGGCCGGCCCCGAGCTGCTGGGTTGGGGGGGCCAGGCCCTGGAGGGGGTGCAACTGGCCGAGGCCTAG